GGCGGCCGGCATCCGCTGCCCGACCCGGCGGCCGCCGAGCAGGCGCTGCGGCGGCTCGGCGTGCGGGACGGCCGGCCGGTGGTCGCCTACGACGAGTCGGACGGCTCGGTCGCCGCCCGAGCCTGGTGGCTGCTGCGCTGGCTGGGCCACCAGGACGTCCGGGTGCTCGACGGCGGCCTACGGGCCTGGCGGAACGCCGGTCTCCCGCTGGAGACCGGGGCGGTCGAGCCCGAGCCGGGCGACCTGACGGCCCGGCCGGGCGGCATGCCGGAGCTGGACGCCGCGGGCGCGGCCCGGGTGGCCCGCACGGGGCGGCTGCTCGACGCCCGGGCGGTCGAGCGCTACCGCGGCGAGACGGAGCCGGTCGACCCGGTCGCCGGGCGGGTGCCCGGCGCGATCAGCGCGCCGTCGACCGGCAACGTCACCGACGACGGGCACTTCCTGCCGGCGGACGTCCTGCGCGAGCGGTACGCGGCGGTCGGGGTCGAGCCCGGCGTGGCCGTGGGTGCCTACTGCGGCTCGGGCGTCACCGCTGCCCAGACCGTGCTGGCTCTCGAGCTGGCCGGCATCGGCGCCGCGCTGTACGCCGGGTCGTGGTCGGAGTGGGTGACCGACCCGACCCGGCCGGTCGCGACCGGCTGAGCGGCCCGCGGCTCTGTCCGGCTCAGTCGCGGCGGCGGGTGCCGAACATGATGTCGTCCCAGGACGGCACCGCCGGGCGCCGGTGCGACCGGGTGGCGGC
This genomic interval from Actinomycetes bacterium contains the following:
- a CDS encoding sulfurtransferase encodes the protein MTGPLVDVTTLATELDAATEPDLDRRPALLDVRWRLGGPPGRDDYLAGHLPGAVFADLDRDLAGPPGPGGRHPLPDPAAAEQALRRLGVRDGRPVVAYDESDGSVAARAWWLLRWLGHQDVRVLDGGLRAWRNAGLPLETGAVEPEPGDLTARPGGMPELDAAGAARVARTGRLLDARAVERYRGETEPVDPVAGRVPGAISAPSTGNVTDDGHFLPADVLRERYAAVGVEPGVAVGAYCGSGVTAAQTVLALELAGIGAALYAGSWSEWVTDPTRPVATG